In Chitinophaga nivalis, a single genomic region encodes these proteins:
- a CDS encoding glutathione peroxidase yields MFKLAILSLVMFFSSSHIYDFKVDAVDGGKIDFAKYKGKKILIVNTASLCGNTPQYEGLEKLYKKYHDKLVIIGFPANNFGSQEPGSNAEIKAFCSKQYAVTFPMAAKVSVKGADIHPLYKWLLDESKAKHLEPAAVTWNFQKYLLDEKGNLVAVFSPKTQPEAKEVTEAIEK; encoded by the coding sequence ATGTTCAAACTAGCAATTTTATCACTGGTTATGTTCTTTTCTTCCTCTCATATTTACGACTTCAAAGTAGACGCAGTTGACGGCGGAAAAATTGATTTTGCTAAATACAAAGGAAAAAAAATCCTTATCGTCAATACAGCTTCCCTTTGTGGCAATACCCCACAGTATGAAGGGCTTGAAAAACTGTATAAAAAGTATCACGATAAACTGGTCATCATCGGTTTCCCGGCTAATAACTTCGGCTCTCAGGAACCCGGTAGCAATGCAGAAATCAAAGCTTTCTGCTCCAAACAATACGCCGTTACTTTTCCGATGGCGGCCAAAGTATCTGTGAAAGGCGCGGATATACACCCGCTGTATAAATGGTTATTGGATGAAAGCAAGGCTAAACACCTCGAACCGGCTGCAGTAACCTGGAATTTCCAGAAATACCTGCTGGATGAAAAAGGCAACCTGGTAGCTGTATTTTCTCCAAAAACACAACCGGAAGCAAAAGAAGTCACAGAAGCCATCGAAAAATAA
- a CDS encoding zinc metallopeptidase, which produces MTPGIMFLSLFFVGISMLVSYILKSKFRAYSEIPTSSGLTGKQIAEKMLLDNQIRDVQVLMADGFLSDHYNPANKTVNLSPDVYNGANVAAAAVAAHECGHAVQHKVAYPWLGLRSRLVPAVQVSANLVQWVLLGGILLINVFPQLLLGGIILFAVTTLFAVITLPVEFDASRRALAWLDNARVMRPQEHDKAKNALWWAAMTYVVAAVASLATLFQYILIYMGARNRNN; this is translated from the coding sequence ATGACTCCTGGAATTATGTTTTTGTCGCTGTTTTTTGTGGGGATCAGCATGCTGGTAAGCTATATTTTAAAAAGTAAGTTTCGGGCTTATAGCGAAATACCCACCTCATCCGGACTGACTGGTAAGCAGATTGCAGAAAAAATGCTGCTGGATAACCAGATCCGGGATGTGCAGGTACTGATGGCCGACGGATTTCTGTCTGACCACTATAATCCGGCCAATAAAACCGTCAACCTGAGTCCCGATGTATATAATGGCGCCAATGTAGCTGCTGCCGCGGTAGCTGCCCACGAATGCGGGCATGCGGTACAGCATAAGGTAGCCTATCCCTGGCTGGGATTAAGATCCCGGTTGGTGCCGGCCGTACAGGTGAGTGCTAACCTGGTACAATGGGTACTGCTGGGAGGAATTCTCCTGATTAACGTATTCCCGCAGCTGTTGCTGGGTGGTATCATCCTGTTTGCGGTAACTACCTTGTTTGCCGTTATTACCCTGCCGGTAGAGTTCGACGCCTCCCGCAGGGCGTTGGCCTGGTTGGATAATGCCCGGGTTATGCGGCCACAGGAACATGATAAGGCCAAAAATGCTTTATGGTGGGCTGCTATGACATATGTAGTGGCAGCAGTAGCCTCACTGGCTACCCTGTTTCAGTATATCCTCATATATATGGGCGCCCGGAATCGCAATAATTAA
- a CDS encoding SMP-30/gluconolactonase/LRE family protein: MKKSIYLMALLAGYGLQSLAQQQPGPRPLYEARDLTAENMFSVNIEGPNFDKAGNFYVVNFQQDGTVGKINTRTGAGEVFITLPDSSIGNSVNFNSKGYMFLPDFKGHNVLMVDMKTKKISVYAHSTSFHQPNDLCINKKDQLFASDPDWKNNGGQLWRIDTNGQPVLLETNMGTTNGIELSPDEKTLYVNESVQRKVWKYKVDKAGNISGKTLFASFPDFGFDGMKCDKAGNLYIARWGKGTIAVLSPQGKLIREVALKGKQCSNLIFGDKDGKTVYVTLQDRKCVETFRVAVPGKKY; the protein is encoded by the coding sequence ATGAAAAAAAGCATATACCTGATGGCCCTGTTGGCTGGCTATGGCCTGCAATCCCTGGCCCAGCAACAGCCTGGCCCCCGTCCACTGTATGAAGCCCGCGACCTCACTGCAGAAAATATGTTCTCCGTAAACATTGAAGGACCCAACTTTGATAAAGCCGGTAATTTTTATGTGGTTAATTTCCAGCAGGATGGCACCGTAGGAAAAATAAATACCCGCACCGGCGCCGGGGAAGTTTTTATCACTCTTCCCGATAGCAGCATCGGCAACAGCGTTAATTTTAACAGTAAAGGATATATGTTTTTGCCTGACTTTAAAGGGCATAATGTGCTGATGGTGGATATGAAAACAAAAAAAATCAGTGTTTATGCACACTCCACCTCCTTCCACCAACCCAATGACCTGTGCATCAATAAAAAAGATCAGCTGTTTGCCTCCGATCCCGACTGGAAAAACAACGGCGGCCAACTATGGCGTATTGATACCAACGGGCAACCCGTATTGCTGGAAACCAACATGGGTACCACCAACGGCATTGAATTGAGTCCGGATGAAAAAACCCTTTACGTAAATGAAAGTGTACAACGTAAAGTGTGGAAATATAAGGTAGATAAAGCCGGCAATATCTCCGGTAAAACGCTCTTCGCCTCTTTCCCCGATTTTGGCTTCGATGGCATGAAATGCGATAAAGCTGGTAACCTCTACATTGCCCGCTGGGGTAAAGGAACCATTGCTGTATTGTCTCCGCAAGGGAAACTGATCCGGGAAGTAGCCCTCAAAGGCAAACAATGCAGTAACCTCATCTTCGGCGATAAAGACGGTAAAACCGTATATGTGACCCTGCAGGACAGGAAATGTGTGGAAACATTCCGTGTAGCCGTTCCCGGTAAAAAATACTAA
- a CDS encoding ComF family protein — MLSGLLSPLVHLFFPHCCEVCGNDLPAGHEILCFRCRQALPLTRFHLYAGNPVENIFTGRVPIQQATATYYYSQSSALQQLIHRFKYKQRKDIATYLGRQTGYLLQESPWMTTIDAIVPVPLFPAREKKRGYNQAALLADGIAQITGTPVYTRALLRQQYTDTQTRKGRTGRWANVATVFRAGNMPLQGKHLLLTDDVITTGATTEACSHALIAAGARVSICCLAFAYH, encoded by the coding sequence ATGTTATCCGGTTTGTTATCCCCACTGGTGCATCTTTTTTTTCCGCATTGCTGTGAAGTATGCGGCAACGATCTGCCGGCCGGTCATGAAATACTGTGTTTCCGTTGCCGGCAGGCATTACCCCTCACCCGCTTTCATCTATACGCCGGTAATCCCGTGGAAAATATTTTTACCGGCCGGGTACCCATACAACAGGCAACTGCCACTTACTACTACAGTCAGTCATCGGCCCTGCAGCAACTGATTCACCGCTTTAAATACAAACAAAGAAAAGACATCGCCACCTACCTGGGCAGGCAAACCGGCTACCTCTTGCAGGAATCTCCCTGGATGACTACCATCGATGCCATCGTACCAGTACCACTTTTTCCTGCAAGAGAAAAAAAACGTGGTTACAACCAGGCAGCCCTGCTGGCCGATGGTATTGCACAGATCACCGGCACTCCCGTATATACCCGCGCACTCCTGCGACAACAATATACCGATACACAAACCCGGAAAGGACGAACCGGCAGATGGGCAAATGTAGCTACCGTATTCCGGGCCGGTAATATGCCGTTACAAGGGAAGCACCTCCTGCTCACTGATGATGTCATCACTACCGGTGCCACAACAGAAGCCTGCAGCCACGCACTCATTGCTGCCGGCGCACGGGTCAGTATCTGTTGCCTGGCTTTTGCCTACCACTAA
- a CDS encoding DNA polymerase III subunit: MLFSSIIGQTGVKQQLIQSVQQNRLSHAMILLAPEGAGGLPLGLAFTQYLVCENKQENDACGKCSACMKASQFVHPDIHFSFPVIPRKTGDKPISTDYLTEWREFVITHPYGNAYDWLQFIGAENKQGNITANECQDIIRKLNLKSFESGYKILLMWMPEYLGNEGNRLLKLIEEPPHNTLFILVAENQEQILATILSRTHLIKINPLDKEDMIAALISRANVPPAKARQVATITAGNYREATFLLQNSDDDYHELLRSWLNHLFTGNRVGLQEWIEGISSAKTGRENQKQFLRYFINLLEHTLRLQYLDRSQLAFSDEEIDFAGKLAKLANLDQIQQIVEELNNASYYIERNANGKMLFHALSIKLQHIFKKKPLPAL, encoded by the coding sequence ATGTTATTTTCCAGTATCATAGGACAAACCGGCGTGAAACAACAATTGATACAGTCTGTACAACAGAACCGTCTCAGTCATGCCATGATATTACTGGCGCCGGAAGGCGCCGGCGGCCTGCCATTGGGCCTGGCTTTTACCCAATACCTGGTTTGCGAAAACAAACAAGAAAACGATGCATGCGGTAAATGTTCCGCCTGTATGAAAGCCAGCCAGTTCGTACATCCGGATATTCATTTTTCGTTTCCGGTTATACCACGCAAAACAGGTGATAAGCCCATTAGTACCGACTACCTCACAGAGTGGCGGGAATTTGTGATCACACATCCCTATGGCAACGCCTATGACTGGTTACAGTTTATAGGTGCGGAAAATAAACAGGGGAATATTACTGCCAACGAATGCCAGGACATTATCCGTAAACTAAATCTTAAAAGTTTTGAGAGCGGGTATAAAATTCTGCTGATGTGGATGCCGGAATACCTCGGCAATGAAGGTAACCGGCTGCTGAAACTGATAGAAGAGCCGCCACACAACACACTCTTCATTCTGGTAGCAGAAAACCAGGAACAGATTCTGGCCACCATTCTATCCAGAACCCATCTCATTAAAATAAATCCTTTAGACAAAGAAGACATGATAGCGGCCCTGATATCCAGGGCCAATGTGCCGCCGGCCAAAGCCCGGCAGGTAGCCACCATTACTGCCGGCAATTACCGGGAGGCCACCTTTCTGCTCCAAAACTCCGACGATGACTACCATGAGCTGCTACGCTCCTGGCTGAACCACCTGTTTACCGGCAATCGTGTGGGATTACAGGAATGGATCGAAGGCATTTCCAGCGCCAAAACCGGAAGGGAAAACCAAAAGCAGTTCCTGCGTTACTTTATTAACCTGCTGGAACACACCCTCCGCCTGCAGTACCTGGACAGAAGCCAGCTGGCTTTCTCCGATGAAGAGATCGACTTTGCCGGCAAACTCGCCAAGCTGGCCAATCTCGACCAGATTCAGCAGATTGTGGAAGAGCTGAATAATGCCAGTTATTACATAGAACGCAATGCCAACGGCAAAATGCTGTTTCATGCACTGTCAATCAAGTTACAACATATATTTAAAAAGAAACCTCTACCAGCCTTATAA
- a CDS encoding PSP1 domain-containing protein produces the protein MACAGCGTGVEGKPSGCKSNGGCSTGGCNRLNVFDWLSNIPLGDSLAPFDIIEVSFNNGSRKDFFRNVTKQLFDKGEMVTVEGVSGFDVGTVSLTGELVKLQMKKRRAEDTPEVKKVLRRSTHDDLQRMSDNKSREKEALIKSRALARNLGLEMKLAEVEIQADGRKATFFYTADDRVDFRELIKVYASEFRAKVEMRQIGARQEAGKVGGIGSCGRELCCSTWLSDFKSVNTTAARYQNLSINQAKLSGQCGRLKCCLNYELDTYLDALKEFPEDADSIETAAGVATLQKRDIFKCLMWYSYEGSNKQYPLTITRAKEIRLLNRQGVKPEDLKPVEVVTAKPKEADLGFADVVGLISLKSLEKTVQKRKQKDKDKHKQQKNADQKQGQGAKNESARPEQRTAQKPDNRPTQDRKPKHENRPQQQKQGGGGQQPKQGREQQPRQEQGGNKPQPSAQQQQGQGQPGGQKPKQDRRPPRHKPRPGNPNNPQNNNNNNNK, from the coding sequence ATGGCTTGTGCCGGATGTGGTACGGGTGTGGAAGGAAAGCCGTCAGGATGCAAGAGTAATGGAGGATGCAGTACAGGAGGTTGTAACCGACTTAACGTATTTGATTGGCTGTCCAATATTCCCCTTGGCGATAGCTTAGCACCATTTGACATTATAGAAGTAAGTTTTAACAATGGCAGTCGTAAAGACTTTTTCCGGAACGTTACCAAACAACTCTTTGATAAAGGAGAAATGGTAACCGTAGAAGGAGTAAGCGGCTTCGACGTTGGTACAGTAAGCCTCACCGGCGAACTGGTAAAACTACAAATGAAAAAAAGGCGCGCTGAAGACACCCCCGAAGTAAAAAAAGTATTACGTCGCTCCACCCATGACGACCTGCAAAGGATGAGCGACAACAAATCCCGGGAAAAAGAAGCCCTGATAAAATCCAGGGCACTCGCCCGCAACCTGGGCCTCGAAATGAAACTCGCTGAAGTAGAAATCCAGGCAGATGGCCGTAAAGCCACCTTTTTCTATACAGCTGATGACCGGGTCGATTTCCGTGAACTGATTAAAGTATATGCCTCCGAATTCCGTGCTAAAGTGGAAATGCGCCAGATAGGCGCCCGCCAGGAAGCCGGCAAAGTAGGTGGTATCGGTAGCTGCGGCAGGGAATTATGCTGCTCTACCTGGCTGTCTGATTTCAAAAGCGTGAATACCACCGCTGCCCGTTATCAGAACCTGTCTATTAACCAGGCTAAATTATCCGGACAATGCGGCCGCCTGAAATGCTGCCTCAACTACGAACTGGATACTTACCTGGATGCGCTGAAAGAATTTCCGGAAGATGCAGACAGCATTGAAACTGCTGCCGGCGTGGCTACCCTCCAGAAAAGGGATATCTTCAAATGCCTCATGTGGTACTCCTACGAAGGCAGCAACAAACAATACCCACTCACGATCACCAGAGCCAAAGAAATACGCCTGCTGAACCGTCAGGGTGTTAAACCGGAAGATCTGAAACCAGTGGAAGTAGTGACTGCCAAACCGAAAGAAGCAGATCTCGGCTTCGCGGATGTAGTAGGGTTGATCAGCCTGAAATCCCTGGAAAAAACAGTGCAGAAACGCAAACAGAAAGATAAAGACAAACACAAACAGCAGAAAAACGCCGATCAGAAACAAGGCCAGGGCGCTAAAAACGAATCCGCCAGACCTGAACAGCGTACTGCCCAGAAACCGGACAACCGCCCCACTCAGGATCGGAAGCCCAAACACGAAAACCGTCCGCAGCAGCAAAAGCAAGGTGGTGGCGGCCAGCAACCGAAGCAGGGACGTGAACAACAACCCCGCCAGGAACAAGGCGGCAACAAACCACAACCATCTGCACAACAACAACAAGGACAGGGACAACCCGGTGGACAAAAGCCCAAACAGGACCGTCGTCCTCCAAGGCATAAACCCAGACCCGGCAATCCGAATAATCCGCAGAACAACAATAACAACAACAATAAATAA
- a CDS encoding nucleoid-associated protein, which produces MIHVSEFKDLAQLTIHKVGNSSNEESLICSKAPLQLEDETIGQLLITYFIQPFTNAAEYFRFYHESDLQLNEVFQYCRRIFNNPDDFQEQSVNIAKHLYKHSTHPKIKGGELYIAYFSNCQADGEDVEAIGIFKSENRDTYLKVFLDDENYQVNYDDGININKLDKGCLVFNTEEENGFKVSIVDSISKQTEAVYWKDAFLQVQRREDSYHQTETAVNMCKQFIHNKLPTEYEMDRVDQVDLLNKSAAYFKDKEQFQLDDFAQEVLGHPDAIASFKEYRNEYEQANQQSIPDEFDISAPAVKKQQKLFKSILKLDKNFHVYIHGNREMIERGFDEATNMNYYKLLFENES; this is translated from the coding sequence ATGATTCATGTTTCGGAGTTTAAAGATTTAGCGCAGCTTACCATTCATAAGGTAGGTAATTCCTCTAATGAAGAGTCGTTGATTTGTTCCAAGGCCCCGTTGCAGCTGGAAGATGAAACGATTGGTCAGTTGCTGATCACCTATTTTATTCAGCCATTTACCAATGCAGCCGAATATTTCAGGTTTTATCATGAATCGGATCTGCAGTTGAATGAGGTATTTCAATATTGCCGTCGTATATTTAATAATCCGGATGATTTCCAGGAGCAGTCTGTCAATATTGCCAAACATCTATATAAACATTCCACCCATCCCAAAATAAAAGGAGGGGAGCTATACATAGCCTATTTTAGCAACTGTCAGGCAGACGGAGAGGACGTAGAAGCCATCGGCATATTCAAATCCGAAAACCGGGATACTTATCTCAAAGTATTTCTGGATGATGAAAATTACCAGGTTAATTACGACGATGGGATTAACATCAACAAGTTGGATAAAGGTTGTCTTGTGTTTAATACCGAAGAAGAAAACGGTTTTAAGGTAAGTATCGTAGATAGTATCAGTAAACAAACAGAAGCTGTTTACTGGAAAGATGCTTTTTTACAGGTACAACGCCGGGAAGATAGCTACCACCAGACAGAAACAGCCGTGAATATGTGTAAGCAGTTTATCCACAATAAGCTGCCTACCGAATATGAGATGGACCGGGTGGATCAGGTAGATCTGCTGAATAAATCAGCCGCTTATTTTAAAGATAAAGAGCAGTTCCAGCTGGATGATTTCGCACAGGAAGTACTGGGTCATCCCGATGCCATTGCCTCCTTTAAGGAGTACCGGAATGAGTATGAGCAAGCTAATCAGCAAAGTATTCCGGACGAATTTGATATATCGGCGCCTGCAGTGAAGAAGCAGCAAAAGTTGTTTAAGAGCATTCTGAAGCTGGATAAGAATTTCCATGTTTATATTCATGGCAACCGGGAGATGATTGAGCGTGGGTTTGATGAAGCGACGAATATGAACTATTATAAGCTACTGTTTGAAAATGAATCGTAG
- a CDS encoding SusC/RagA family TonB-linked outer membrane protein → MLRFYSLTTMLLLLCMFSFAQSKQITGKVTDAKDGSPLPGVTVKAKGFNTGTVTLTDGNFKLSLPGQAKSIIFSFIGYADQEVILNGQSEFNVKLASDKKELSEVVVLGFGTQVKKDVTGAVAKVSAKEFENQPLPTMETALQGRVTGVYITAGSGKLGQAADVKIRGTSSVNTSQRPLYVVDGVPIIIADLGTADSEPINPLSTIDPNEIESINVLKDASSAAIYGARGANGVILITTKKGKAGKTAVTLNVSGGTSKPTHLRKFLNAAQYRELFTEAAKNSGADIAEEFAGNTATDDWNKNYDTDWNDAAFQRGNFKEVTLSVNGGDAKTRYYFSGVINKQKGIIVGNDQDRVGGRLNVEHNISSRAVIGTNLNVIKLSGNRLPSDNAFDNPVQLNAMPPLHPLYDNLGRYNSATLYYNNLINLTDGANTMSQFMGVGNVYLSFDILPNLTFKTDYGFNYLNLEEEQYAGKRTQNGGGKNGTAFNSSAKSVSQVFTNTLNYTKNWNEKHDLGVLLGIMYDDNIERNNNVTGENFPNDQFRKIQNAAKIVGGSSFESSYSHVSYISRVNYKFLNRYLLQANLNVNASSKFGYYNHAKRYGIFPGAQLGWVASEEAFLRNSKVISFLKVRAGYGLTGNDNIGNFDSRKLYGTLNYADKIGLVPSRLAPDNLSWEKMREVNLGVDFGFFNDRLSGSVDVYRRKTVDMLLDVNIPATGGYTAIRQNLGSMENKGIEIGLNSKNLTGEFKWSTNFTFTINRNKVLDMDNTSLEPASRTLGRVIAGEPFGYFYGRKYAGVDPNNGDALYFKADGTTTNDWNAAADMKIGDPNPKFYGGFGNNFSYKNFYLDVQTQFVSGNDIYNQAGTFQANNANYFDNQTVDQMNRWQKPGDITNVPQARLGVDNGLKKSSRWVEKGSFFRVKSITFGYNVPKKWLSSIKLQSARVYAAANNLFTITNYTGYDPEVNTSYLGAIQLGHDFYTPPQAKTLTFGINVGF, encoded by the coding sequence ATGTTGCGATTCTATTCGTTGACAACCATGCTGCTGCTATTATGCATGTTTTCTTTTGCCCAATCAAAACAAATTACCGGTAAGGTGACCGATGCGAAAGACGGATCCCCTTTACCGGGAGTAACCGTAAAAGCCAAAGGTTTTAATACCGGAACTGTAACACTGACCGACGGAAATTTTAAACTGAGCTTGCCCGGACAGGCCAAATCAATCATTTTTTCTTTTATCGGATATGCCGATCAGGAAGTGATCCTGAACGGTCAGTCTGAGTTTAACGTAAAACTGGCTTCAGATAAAAAAGAATTATCTGAGGTAGTGGTACTGGGTTTCGGTACACAGGTGAAAAAAGATGTCACCGGTGCCGTAGCCAAGGTATCCGCCAAAGAATTTGAAAACCAGCCGTTACCCACCATGGAAACTGCTTTGCAGGGAAGGGTAACCGGGGTATATATCACTGCTGGTAGTGGTAAACTGGGACAAGCTGCGGATGTTAAAATCCGTGGTACTTCTTCTGTAAATACCAGCCAGCGCCCACTCTATGTAGTAGATGGGGTACCTATCATTATTGCGGATCTGGGTACTGCCGATTCAGAGCCTATCAACCCGCTCTCTACGATAGACCCTAACGAAATAGAATCCATCAACGTATTGAAAGACGCCTCTTCTGCAGCGATCTACGGTGCGAGAGGCGCCAACGGGGTTATCCTCATCACCACCAAAAAGGGTAAAGCCGGTAAAACAGCCGTAACCCTGAACGTATCTGGTGGTACCAGCAAACCTACGCACCTGCGTAAATTCCTGAATGCAGCCCAATACCGTGAACTGTTCACAGAAGCGGCTAAAAACAGCGGAGCTGATATTGCGGAAGAATTTGCCGGCAATACGGCTACCGATGACTGGAATAAAAATTATGATACTGACTGGAACGACGCGGCTTTCCAACGGGGCAACTTTAAAGAAGTAACCCTGTCTGTAAATGGTGGCGATGCTAAAACCCGGTATTATTTCAGTGGTGTTATCAACAAACAGAAAGGTATTATCGTAGGAAATGACCAGGACAGGGTAGGTGGCCGTTTGAATGTGGAGCACAATATCAGCTCCAGAGCGGTTATCGGAACCAACCTGAATGTGATCAAATTATCAGGTAACAGGCTGCCAAGCGATAACGCATTCGATAACCCGGTTCAGCTGAATGCCATGCCACCGCTGCATCCTTTATATGATAATCTGGGCCGCTACAACAGTGCTACCCTGTATTATAATAACCTGATTAACCTGACTGATGGCGCCAATACCATGAGCCAGTTTATGGGCGTAGGTAATGTGTACCTGAGCTTCGACATCTTGCCTAACCTGACCTTTAAAACAGATTATGGTTTCAACTACCTGAATCTGGAAGAAGAGCAATATGCTGGTAAAAGAACACAGAACGGTGGTGGTAAAAATGGAACTGCTTTTAATTCCTCCGCAAAAAGTGTAAGCCAGGTATTTACCAATACCCTGAACTATACTAAAAACTGGAATGAAAAACATGACCTGGGCGTATTGCTGGGTATCATGTATGATGATAATATTGAGCGGAATAACAATGTAACGGGAGAGAACTTTCCGAACGATCAATTCAGAAAAATACAGAACGCCGCTAAAATTGTGGGCGGTAGTTCTTTTGAATCCAGTTATTCACACGTGTCCTACATTTCCCGTGTAAACTATAAATTCCTGAACCGCTATTTACTGCAGGCGAACCTCAACGTAAATGCTTCCTCCAAATTCGGTTACTATAACCACGCTAAACGGTATGGTATATTTCCCGGCGCCCAGTTGGGCTGGGTAGCCAGTGAAGAAGCTTTCCTGAGAAATTCCAAAGTGATCAGTTTCCTGAAAGTAAGAGCGGGTTACGGTCTTACCGGTAATGATAACATCGGCAATTTTGACTCCCGTAAATTGTACGGTACCTTGAACTATGCAGACAAAATTGGTTTAGTGCCTTCCCGTCTGGCGCCGGATAATCTGTCCTGGGAAAAGATGCGTGAGGTGAACCTCGGGGTAGATTTCGGATTCTTCAATGATCGCTTGTCTGGTAGTGTGGATGTGTATCGTCGTAAAACAGTAGATATGTTGCTGGATGTAAATATTCCTGCAACAGGCGGATATACGGCCATTCGTCAGAACCTGGGTTCTATGGAGAATAAGGGGATTGAAATTGGCCTGAACTCCAAAAACCTGACCGGTGAGTTTAAATGGAGTACCAATTTTACTTTTACCATCAATAGGAACAAAGTGCTGGATATGGACAATACCAGCCTGGAACCAGCCTCCCGTACACTTGGTCGTGTAATAGCCGGTGAGCCATTTGGTTATTTTTATGGCAGAAAGTATGCTGGCGTTGATCCGAACAACGGAGATGCTTTATACTTTAAAGCAGATGGTACTACTACCAATGACTGGAATGCTGCTGCAGACATGAAGATTGGTGATCCGAATCCTAAATTCTATGGTGGTTTCGGTAACAACTTCTCCTACAAAAATTTCTACCTGGATGTACAAACGCAGTTTGTATCCGGTAATGATATCTACAACCAGGCCGGTACCTTCCAGGCTAACAATGCCAACTACTTCGATAATCAGACAGTAGATCAGATGAACCGCTGGCAGAAGCCCGGTGATATCACCAACGTGCCACAGGCTAGATTAGGAGTAGACAATGGTCTCAAAAAATCTTCCCGTTGGGTTGAAAAAGGTTCTTTCTTCCGGGTGAAGTCTATTACATTCGGTTACAATGTGCCTAAAAAATGGCTGTCTTCCATCAAGCTGCAAAGCGCCCGTGTTTATGCAGCAGCCAATAACCTGTTTACGATTACCAATTATACAGGATACGATCCGGAAGTAAATACCTCTTATCTGGGAGCGATTCAGCTGGGACATGATTTCTATACGCCTCCACAGGCTAAAACCCTCACTTTCGGTATTAACGTTGGATTCTAA
- the radA gene encoding DNA repair protein RadA, which yields MSKIKTAFFCQNCGYESAKWNGKCPSCGEWNTFVEERVQKDVPLKHQEWKTNEPTAARTQKIINLSAVTTQEEERLLTHDHELNRVLGGGIVAGSLVLVGGEPGIGKSTLFLQNALQLKHIKTLYISGEESEQQIKMRADRIQNTNEQFYLLTETSTQTIFQEIRKLQPQLVIVDSIQTLHSPFIESAPGSVSQIRETTAELQRFAKESNIPVFLIGHITKDGSIAGPKVLEHMVDTVLQFEGDQHYTYRILRTIKNRFGSTAELGIYEMTGTGLRQVTNPSEILISQREDLLSGVAISATMEGLRPLLVEVQALVTQSVYGTPQRTATGFDLRRLQLLLAVLEKRGGFHFGVKDVFLNIAGGIRVEDPAIDLAVLCALLSSYEDNPIAFKICFAGEVGLSGEIRAVNRIEQRIAEAEKLGFEKIFISRYNKKGIDFSKFNIEVIAVGRVEEVYQQLF from the coding sequence ATGAGTAAAATAAAAACCGCTTTTTTCTGTCAGAATTGTGGATATGAATCTGCTAAATGGAATGGAAAATGTCCGAGCTGTGGTGAATGGAATACATTCGTTGAAGAAAGAGTCCAAAAAGATGTGCCGCTGAAACACCAGGAGTGGAAAACCAATGAACCTACTGCTGCACGTACACAAAAAATAATCAACCTCTCCGCTGTCACTACCCAGGAAGAAGAACGCCTCCTCACCCACGATCACGAATTAAACCGCGTGCTCGGAGGTGGTATAGTGGCGGGTTCGCTGGTACTTGTTGGTGGAGAACCCGGCATAGGCAAATCTACGTTGTTTCTTCAAAATGCGCTTCAGCTGAAACATATCAAAACACTTTACATCAGCGGTGAAGAAAGCGAACAACAAATAAAAATGCGGGCAGACCGCATTCAGAATACCAATGAACAGTTTTATCTCCTGACAGAAACATCTACCCAAACCATCTTTCAGGAAATAAGAAAACTACAGCCACAGTTGGTCATTGTAGATTCTATTCAAACCCTGCACTCTCCTTTTATTGAATCGGCGCCCGGCAGCGTATCACAAATCAGGGAAACCACAGCAGAGCTGCAGCGGTTTGCCAAAGAAAGTAATATACCCGTATTCCTGATCGGTCATATTACCAAAGATGGCTCCATCGCCGGCCCGAAAGTACTGGAACATATGGTGGATACGGTACTGCAGTTCGAAGGTGATCAGCATTACACCTATCGTATTCTGCGCACCATCAAAAACCGGTTTGGCTCTACCGCCGAACTGGGTATCTATGAGATGACCGGAACAGGCCTCAGACAAGTAACCAATCCCTCTGAAATTCTTATCTCCCAACGGGAAGATCTGCTCAGCGGCGTAGCCATTTCTGCTACCATGGAAGGACTACGTCCACTACTGGTGGAAGTACAGGCACTGGTTACCCAATCGGTATATGGCACCCCACAACGTACTGCTACCGGCTTTGATCTGCGTCGCCTGCAACTGCTGCTGGCTGTACTGGAAAAAAGAGGTGGCTTCCACTTTGGTGTAAAAGACGTTTTTCTCAACATCGCCGGCGGTATAAGGGTGGAAGATCCCGCCATTGACCTGGCTGTACTATGCGCTTTACTTTCTTCCTACGAAGACAATCCCATCGCCTTCAAAATTTGTTTTGCCGGGGAAGTGGGCCTCAGCGGAGAAATACGTGCGGTAAACAGAATCGAACAAAGAATAGCTGAAGCAGAAAAACTGGGTTTCGAAAAAATATTCATCTCCCGTTATAATAAAAAGGGCATCGATTTCAGTAAATTTAATATTGAAGTAATTGCTGTAGGAAGAGTGGAAGAAGTTTACCAGCAATTATTCTGA